One region of Polynucleobacter sp. MWH-Aus1W21 genomic DNA includes:
- a CDS encoding secretin and TonB N-terminal domain-containing protein, which translates to MSSITLQFTDIEVSELLQVLAKLGNANFLLSESIKGRISVNLSKTPWQTALHSILASRGLRLVRNGDIYWIGPHAEIQAFQKFRRDDAALPFGGDHINSPRQILIEARIVEADERFAKELGVKLGYQANGVGDQKLVGNLDLAGAGLSGFNPAAIAATLVSRNGSRILQAELSALESEGQGKILSNPRIMTGDQVKATIEQGTELPYQTSNQNGSKLQFRKANLRLEVLPKIHPDGKISMLVGINKDTVGMKTEQGYAIDTKSLSSEVTVENGGTAIIGGIFQTTEREDEVKIPLLGDIPLIGHLFRHKSKLQDKTELLVFLTPTVLDKP; encoded by the coding sequence TTGAGTTCAATTACTCTGCAATTTACGGATATTGAAGTAAGTGAGCTTTTACAGGTTTTGGCTAAATTGGGTAACGCCAATTTTTTATTAAGCGAGTCGATCAAGGGAAGGATTTCGGTCAATCTCAGCAAGACTCCTTGGCAGACCGCTCTCCATTCCATTCTTGCCAGTCGCGGTTTGAGACTTGTTCGCAATGGTGATATTTACTGGATTGGCCCGCATGCAGAAATCCAAGCCTTCCAGAAATTTCGCCGCGATGATGCTGCCCTACCTTTTGGTGGGGATCACATCAACAGCCCAAGACAGATACTGATAGAGGCTCGCATTGTAGAAGCGGATGAGCGCTTTGCTAAAGAGCTAGGGGTAAAGCTGGGATACCAAGCAAATGGGGTGGGCGATCAAAAGCTGGTTGGCAACCTGGACTTGGCAGGTGCTGGATTAAGTGGCTTTAATCCAGCGGCCATAGCTGCAACCTTGGTTTCCAGAAATGGGAGTCGCATTCTTCAGGCAGAGCTTTCCGCCCTGGAATCTGAGGGCCAAGGCAAAATTCTTTCCAACCCCCGAATCATGACAGGCGATCAGGTGAAAGCCACGATTGAGCAAGGCACTGAACTCCCTTATCAGACCTCCAATCAAAATGGCAGCAAATTGCAATTCAGAAAAGCTAACTTAAGACTTGAAGTTCTCCCCAAAATTCATCCAGATGGAAAGATTTCAATGTTAGTAGGCATCAACAAAGACACTGTAGGCATGAAAACAGAGCAGGGATATGCGATTGATACCAAAAGCCTCAGCTCCGAAGTCACCGTTGAAAATGGTGGAACAGCGATCATAGGCGGCATCTTCCAAACCACTGAGCGAGAAGATGAAGTCAAAATCCCTTTACTAGGGGATATACCGCTAATTGGCCATTTATTCCGCCATAAATCCAAATTACAAGACAAAACTGAATTGTTAGTCTTTTTAACTCCGACCGTTCTCGACAAACCCTAA
- a CDS encoding shikimate kinase, with amino-acid sequence MNSSTNNIFLIGLMGAGKSTVGKVLAKKLGRRFLDADHVIEERCGVKIPVIFEMEGEEGFRKREAQAIREITAEKEIILATGGGAVLLPENRQALSSHGTVIYLHANPIELWHRTKGGEGRPLLKNGDAKKILEKLYAIRDPLYREIADHVIETGKPSVNQLVNTLIMQLELSA; translated from the coding sequence GTGAACTCTTCGACAAACAATATCTTTCTAATCGGCCTCATGGGCGCCGGTAAGTCCACTGTCGGCAAAGTTTTAGCAAAAAAATTAGGGCGTCGATTTTTAGATGCCGACCACGTCATCGAAGAACGCTGCGGCGTAAAAATTCCCGTCATATTTGAAATGGAAGGCGAGGAAGGTTTTCGTAAGCGAGAGGCACAAGCCATTCGCGAAATAACCGCCGAGAAAGAAATTATTTTGGCAACTGGCGGGGGCGCTGTTTTACTGCCAGAAAACCGTCAAGCACTGAGTAGTCATGGCACGGTTATCTACTTACATGCAAATCCAATTGAACTCTGGCATCGCACCAAAGGTGGCGAGGGCCGCCCTCTTCTTAAGAATGGCGATGCTAAAAAAATACTAGAAAAATTGTACGCTATTCGCGACCCTCTCTATCGTGAAATTGCTGACCACGTGATTGAAACTGGCAAACCGAGTGTTAATCAGCTGGTTAACACCTTAATCATGCAGCTTGAACTCTCCGCATAA